The Homo sapiens chromosome 10, GRCh38.p14 Primary Assembly sequence CAATATCACCCATTAGTGCAGCTCTGAATGAAGGGCAACATCAAAAGGAATTATGGAGGTAGACTCTTTGTGACCTAAAAAAGTACCACATGCCCTGTAGACACTCAGCAGTTcttacaaacttttttttgagagacagtctcactctgttgcctaggcctgGGTGAAGGGGtgcaatcatagctaactgcagccttgaactcatcagctcaatcaatcctcctgcctcagcctccagaatacaCTACAGGCGTGTatcaccatgctcaactaattttttaatttttttttttgtaaagatgggggtcttgctatgttgcctaggctggccttgaacacctgtcctcaagcgatcttcctgtcttggcctcccaaagtgttgggattacaggcatgagccaccataccatgCCTGCCtggttcttaaaatttttaatgtgcaAAAGATTCAGATGCAGTAGGTTTTGACGTGATCTGGGAATCTGCACTTTTGACAGACActcccaagtgattctgataCAGGCAGTCTTCGGAAACTTTGAACTCAGGCCAAAGGATGACTAGCAAATTACCAGGTAAATGGTTTAAGCAATAATCTTTTTTATCTCTACCCTGAAGCTGATTCTCAAAACAAGTCAAATTCCATTTCAATACTTGCTTAGTATTATTTAAATTCATTGGTCTTTAAGTACAACTTATAGCCATTTTAAACCTATAATAGCTACTGTCATGGGGCAGCTACTATGTTCTACATAGTGTCATCAGTGATTTACACAGgtatattatcccattttatagatgaaaatttTGAGCTTCAGTTAAGTAAGTGTGGACAACCATTAAGTGCAAGAGATCTGCATGTTAATATAGTCTGTGTTCCATGGAGTCTATACTTACCACTAATTATACCCTAATAGAagtaaaaccaataaataaaagtccatatttgtaaataaagGAAGGGGAAGAATTTTACTCTCAAATACTTCTCACTTTAGAAAAAAGACTgtatgaaatttatttatcagCTTTGAAAGTACATTTAAATAACGTAACAATGGCATGGCAACCTCTAAAAATGAATCAGTCTTAACAATCCTTTCCTAAAGCAAATAACCACCCTCTTAACTAATGAAAGCTGGTTCACTATTTACAGCTctaccagtggttctcaaactgagCTAATGATCAAGAATCGCTTGGAcgagcgccgtggctcacgcctgtaatcccagcactttgggaggccgaggggggcggatcacgagctcaggagatcgagaccattctggctaacatggtgaaaccccgtctctactaaatatacagaaaaaaaaattaggcgggtgtgatggcgggcatctgtagtcccagctactccggaggctgaggcaggagaatggcgtgaacccgggaggcggagcttgcagtgagccgagatcgcaccagtgcactcccgcctgggcaacagacccagactccgtctcaaaaaaaaaaataataataataattgcttgaGGAAGCATCTTAAATATAAATCATAGGGGCAACCCGCTGTGGTCCCCTTCCaagctgtggaagctttgttatTTCGCTCTTCACGATAAACCTTGTTAcccctcaaaacaaacaaacaaacaaacaaaaaaaaaccacacacaaaaaaataggcTTCACTCCAGTTCTTCTGAATCAAAATCTCTGAGGTGTGACCCcaagatctttattttttaagctctCCAGGGGGTTCTGATGAGTAGGGTTCAGAACTTTTGTTCCCTTAACACCGGCATTctacaaatgaataaattgaggCCCTAAAAGGGTAGGATTTGCCTAACGACACACAGCTTGTAAGTACACACAGTAGGCTGGAACAACAATATCCTGACTCTCGTTTGGTGCTTTTACACCAATTCAAGCTGCTGTTTTTGGTAAGACTGTACTTATTTCTGCTCTGCTGCTCATGCTTTGCTGGGTACTTAGTATTCACTATCCTACAACTTATTCCCTCATCTGCAAtctgggaataataatagtgcctgCCTCTTAAGAGTTGCTGCAAGGATTAAATAGTATAACATTCATTATATAATgcacttaacacagtgcctggcatattgtGAGTACTCATTAGCCAGGTTATGTAATCCACTTTAAAAAGTATGCCTATTTTAACTGGAGAGGATTCACTGAACCACTCCAATTACAAAATGTACAAGAAACCCATGTTCAGCTTTGGAATCCAAAAAGACTTTAAACTCAGGGTTAAGTTTAAAGTCATAGTATCTAATGTCTTGCTTTTCTAGTCATTTACTTATGCCAAAAGTTAGTTCACGCCAAGGAGAAGGATGCCTCTGTGTAGTGAAACAATTTCACAATTACTGACTGAACTGACTGTTGCACACCACTATTTCTCCTAGGATGCCTCAGAACCATCTAGTAACTCCATCTCTGGGTGACGACAGGGAATCTGCATTTATAAAAGCCCGCTCCCCCTTCTCAGGCAAACCAAGATTTGATAACCACTAGTATGTTCAGAATCCACGACCACTGTAAATGGCCTCTCAAGTCTCTCCAGCAAAAAGCTATACTGCTCTGTAACCAGAAGAGCAGCGTCATCAGGTCCTGATGCAAACAACAGCTGGGCCCAGCTGGGCCCAGCTGGGCCGAGTAACCTTGATGATCACAGAGGACGGCCTGGACCCCCTCCCCTCCTAggaaacacaaaattataaaagcgCCCTCCTGCAATTCCCGTGGGAGACAGTGCTGCCTAGGCCGCTACGAGGAGCTAAGGCTGACTCAACAGCCTCCTTCCCAGGGGCAAGGCCAAAGGAAGGCGACCCTGCATGGCTAACCAGGCCCCAGCGCGGCGCCAGAAGGTTAACGACCCTCCCTGCCCCTTTCCTTATGAAGGCCAAGAGCCTCCACTACTCCGGGGGCCAGCTGACGGAAGTGCGTCACTCCACCCTGCGGGGAGTGCCGGGAGTTGTAGTCAAGTGGCTACTAATCTTCCACCCCGATTCATCTTttctaaaacaagaaaaacaccTCTGCATCCTGAAAAAGATCGCTTTATGCCCAACATGTGTAATAGTTCCTCTATTTTCCAATCAACAAACTGAACTATCTCAGAGCTCAAGCGGAAGGCCGGACTACAAGTCCCGGCATGCTCCGCAGGGTCCCCGGGCGCCCGGCCACCGTCGTAGGTGCGGGCCGCATGAATGGAGCGCCGGGCGTAAGGCAAAGCCTGGCACCGTCTGCGCGGCCGCTATCTGCTCCCGGAGCGTGAGTGCGGGGTGTGGGGCGTGCGCGTGCGCGCTCAGAGGGGGCTCAAGGCGAGCGCGCCGGGCAGTTGCGGGCGCGTGGCTGCTGAGGTTGGCGGCGGTGCCGCGCGCCCGACGGGCCGGTGGTTGCGGGGCCTCCCGCCTCGACCCGGGCTGGGGGCAGCCGTGGCGGCCGCCGGGGACCGCAAGGGGCGGAGGAAAGGAGGGGGCCGGTCCCGGCACGCAGAGGAGCAGCCGACCATGCCCCGAGACAACATGGCCTCCTTGATCCAACGGATCGCCCGCCAGGCTTGCCTCACCTTCCGGGGCAGCGGGGGCGGCCGCGGCGCTTCCGATCGCGACGCGGCTTCTGGCCCGGAGGCGCCGATGCAGCCGGGCTTCCCCGAGAACCTGAGCAAGCTGAAGAGCCTCCTGACCCAGCTCCGCGCCGAGGACTTGAACATCGCCCCGCGCAAGGCCACACTGCAGCCGCTGCCGCCCAACCTGCCGCCAGTCACCTACATGCACATCTACGAGACGGACGGCTTCAGCCTGGGCGTGTTCCTGCTCAAGAGCGGCACGTCCATCCCGCTGCACGACCACCCGGGCATGCACGGCATGCTCAAGGTGCTGTACGGCACCGTGCGCATCAGCTGCATGGACAAGCTAGACGCGGGCGGCGGGCAACGGCCGCGGGCCTTGCCGCCCGAGCAGCAGTTCGAGCCGCCGCTGCAGCCCCGGGAGCGAGAAGCCGTGCGGCCGGGCGTGCTGCGTTCGCGGGCCGAGTACACCGAGGCCAGCGGCCCCTGCATCCTCACACCGCACCGGGACAACCTGCACCAGATCGACGCCGTGGAAGGGCCTGCCGCCTTCCTGGACATCCTGGCCCCGCCCTACGACCCGGACGATGGCCGGGACTGCCACTATTACCGGGTGCTGGAGCCGGTCAGGCCCAAGGAGGCCTCCAGCTCGGCCTGTGACCTGCCTCGAGAGGTGTGGCTCCTGGAGACCCCACAGGCCGATGACTTCTGGTGCGAGGGAGAACCCTATCCAGGTCCCAAGGTCTTCCCTTGAAGCCACTGGCGCCCAGGAGCGGTGGGCCGAAGACGTGCCCTACCCTACCACAAGGGCTGTGTCTCTACCCCCTAGCCTGGGCGTTGGATCTACTGGAATGAGCAGCAGCCGCTTCCTCGGCAGCCTTGGGAAGCACGGGCGACTGGACAGCAGCCGCCGGGCACGGTTATGGGGGCGGGGTGGGCGGGGAGGCTAGATTGTTTCCTGGTACTGTCACTGCCACTGGGGCTTTGATTTGGAGGAATGGGGCAGGGGACTATCTGAAGCGCTTCCATCCTAAAGCCATAATGAAAATATCTTCCTCTCTTCCCCATTCTATACAAAATACTAAGTGGTTTTCTTGCTCCCACTCCCTACCCCTTAGTTAAATAGGGTTTATTTTCCACTCATGCCcttatgcctttttttcttatagttttttaACTTATTGACTGTGCATGACCCAGTGGTTTGAATTGTTTTTAGTTCAAGTCATTGGTAAAAACTAGGTTTAAGGAGATGAGCTACTGTTTAAAGTGAGCTGGCCTGCCTAATTAATTCCTTGTGAAAACTAAATGATTTTTTCAGTTTGGGGATCATTCTCACAACATAACTATGCATGTAGAGgacaagatttattttctttcctccctttgccCAGTAGCCACATCTGGTTTACTCAGGCAGCATCTACTAAGAAATTCAGCACCTGCATATCTCTGTGACATGGTCACTTAGAGCTTATCTTCCCTATGAATCTCCAGATCTGTGAGTCGAGCAGATTTCATGTTGCAGATTCACCTTTAATGCAAAGACTGTATTATCCTcacatgactttttttcttgtcttactgtaCCTTAAAAGGTGATAGAgtaattctgtattttctaacGGGAAGATTCAAAGGAGCTGAATGTGTTATGCTTCCAAACAACTGAATGTAAAACACTCCTAGCCAGTTGTTGCATTCCCTATATTTATTTACTTCCAATATTTTACTGTAAAAGTAGGGAGAAATATTATGTTGATAGTTGTTTCATATTCTCTCAGGAACTTTAATGTTCCCGACTCGGGTGATTCCAGCTGTGTTGCTGGCAGTGTTGTCTCAACCCTCTCCCTAAAATGACTGAGCCCTGGGTTCATCTAATGTGGTTTTCCTTAGGAAGAGATAGAAGGCACAGAAGATCACAGCTAGAGAATTGAGAATTAACTATACTACTAGCCATTTTAGGGCACCAAAACTTGGGATTAAACACTTCCTACTTCCCACTCCCAACTCCTGAAATGAAGTCTTGCTATCTGTgactagttttatttttgtgcttttaataGTCCGAGCAGTCTTACCTTGTTTACACATGTATTGACACCATTTGCTTCAGGCCATGGAGCACTGTTTCTCCCTTTTTACTATTTATAGGATTCCGTTTTTTCACAAgacttttaataaaaagaaattgtagaaataaacacattaaaatttgCCCAGCTGTCGTCTAAGCCCTCTTGATTGACTTGCCCAAGTGGCAATAGAGTTCTAATATCTATAATAAAGGGAGATTTGCTATTATTAGTGGAATGTTGACCCCGTATGTAGAGAAACAGTACGTGCCTTTGCCTCTTTATGCACACAGAGACCCAGGGTGAGGGAGTATTTGTTCCCAGTTTTTAAGATAGtataaaaaagcaaatacttggtgagtgatttaaaaataaaaccaaaacaaaacacaaaaagatattccacagGACATGCCACTTTATTATAAAACCTGACACAGGCATAGTACCAAGTATTTCCTGCATTGTTgctaaaattgttttattgtagCTCCACATTCTGGTGTAGTTTAAAATGCCTTTGGGGGCAGTTTGAAGCAGTTCTTCATGCCActtagtttgaaaataaaattctagataTGCAAATGATTTTCTTAGAAAACTTCACAAAATAaaagatcttgtttttttttccatagcacaGTAATGAATGTGGTTATCAATCACATACTTTTTTGGATTATATTGTAGCAAAAAGTTGATTAGCTTACCAAGATTATTAATAGCAATGTATGTGTTATAATACAACTTAGTACATTAAAGCTACGAAAACTCATCCTGGCTGTAGGATAGTAATAAAGGAAGAATTATGACTTCATtatgaaaaaaagaagttttaaagttttcaattACGAGCAATTTGGAAGAAAAAACCTAAGGTGCTTTTCAAAAGAGTAACTGAAATTGTTGCAGGCCAAAACAGCAATATGATATCTCAGATTTAGTTCAATAAGAACAGTGAAACTTTTGGTTCACTAATAAATTCTGAGTAAATTAGTGGTGAAGACAAAATATAACTTGTTTTAGTGAGCCACTGAGGAAAGAATATGCTTATTACAAAGACAAAATGTGGTGCAGAAACTATCTTGCACCTGTGTGCATAAACTGTTAGTCGTGACTGACTTGGTGTGTTGCTATTGTGTTTCTATATACTCCGTCCAATATAGATAATGTTTTAATAACAACTGTGGGATAAAAGTTATCTTCCCCTTGGAAAGACTAATGAGCACAATGATATTAATCACTTTTATGGTGAATAATAAATGCAATAATTGCCTCATGGGTGAGAAATTGTCTGTCTAAATGCTTCTGAAGCTTTTAAAGTATCTGGTTCTGTCACTGGCCAGTTATATCAATGCAGAGTATTGTGTACCTACTTACTATTTTATGAGAATTGATTTTTACTAAGCCTGATTTGAATGGGTTGCATTTACACCAACTGCTATTTATTAATGAAAGTGGTAGCCTGCTTTTTAAGTAATATGTGTTTTGGCAACAGGAGAGGGTTTTCTGAGCTTTTAACACCAGTAACCCTGAACTTCTTCCAAAATCCACACCTTTTATTCCCCCTTTTCCTTGTCTCCTTCTAGGTGCCTCAGTCCTGGCATCTCGGGAGGACTCTGCCATTACTCATCTGTTACTGATTCTGAATCTTGTGCTCTAGCTCTACAGCCCAGTGAAGAAGCAATATATCTTTAATTCAGGGCTTGCCTCTTGCTTTCCAACTCTAACCTGAGAGCAGTGCTACTTTTGTAATTGCAGGTCTAAATAACTTAAGCGTATATACAGAAGCCAATCACTGATCACTTCCATTGCAATGAGGCATCTGTTGTCAAAGAAGGAAACCATTTGTCAAGTCCCTTATAGATATTGAATCTTCAAACCCAAATCTGGGGATGTTTACATTTCTGGATTAAAATcagtgtacctgtaatcccagcactttgggaggctgaggcaggcagatcacctgaggtcaggagttcgagaccggcctggccaacatggcgaaaccccatctctactaaaagtacaaaaattagtcgggcatggtagtgggcgcctgtaatcccagctacctagaaggctgaggcaggagaatcgcttgaatccgggaggtggaggttgcagttagccaagatcatgccactgcactccagcctgggtgacaagagcaagactgcatctcaaaaaagaaaggaaaaaaaaatcagtgtactTATGGAAAATGAAGACATGTTTCAAATTGTTTAGAGATAATTCTTACTTGATTATTGCAAGACAGATAGGGAAAACCTTACCTGCTCTGATGTCTACAGTTTGATTACCATGAAAGGTTCACAGTATATACTGTAAGATTATGTTGTACTAAAATCTAGTGGCCTTCTGCAGATTTCTAAAGCCCAAgtaatatacacttaaaaatagtttatttccttGAGAGTGAGCTTTGAAACAGCCTGAAGGAAAACACATCTGAAGCTAATGTCTAATTGGACTATTTTGCTGTAACAGAAAAAAGCTTACTTTGTATTTAACCTAAGGAAAATAAGATAGTActatacaagaaaacaaaaatactttcattctggaaggaaagagttttaggacttattttctttccttattttttgttttgttttcctgtagTATTTGTTTAGTTTTAGCTTCTGCTGGCAGCATTTTTGGGACTTGTGTTAATGCTGACCGCTCTTCCCCCTGCCCCCCCCccaccgacacacacacacaaaagtggtTATTAAGTGGTTAAAATGTCACTGCAgccatttttaatatatatgaaacaaTTTGCCTTAATCTTATTAGCAGCTGGGATAATGAAATTAAATAGCCAGGTTTATGAAAACTTGTAAGCCTTGTGTAGGTATTATCAACCCATTTTTAATATGAATTGAAATATCTCAAAAGCACTACGAATCTTTAAGGAATTCTTCTCCAAAAGTGTATGTACAAGATTAGAAGAAGACATTTTTCTATGCTTTATTTCTTGAGCAATGTAAAAAATGAGACGTGCAAGAAGCACCCTGAACATTTTAAGCAGAGAGCAAAATCGGATTAAAGATACTGACCTCACATGTTGAAATCTACTAGTAAAAGCCACAAAGTTGGCTCTGAGAAAATGCTGAGATGTGGTGTTCCTTATGGTATGTGTGTTAATGCTACC is a genomic window containing:
- the ADO gene encoding 2-aminoethanethiol dioxygenase, producing MPRDNMASLIQRIARQACLTFRGSGGGRGASDRDAASGPEAPMQPGFPENLSKLKSLLTQLRAEDLNIAPRKATLQPLPPNLPPVTYMHIYETDGFSLGVFLLKSGTSIPLHDHPGMHGMLKVLYGTVRISCMDKLDAGGGQRPRALPPEQQFEPPLQPREREAVRPGVLRSRAEYTEASGPCILTPHRDNLHQIDAVEGPAAFLDILAPPYDPDDGRDCHYYRVLEPVRPKEASSSACDLPREVWLLETPQADDFWCEGEPYPGPKVFP